acccataatGCTCTATACCCTGACACTCCACCATCCTGTAGGGACAGAGACTACATTGCCCATATTGCTCTATACCCAGACAATCCACCGTCCTGTAGGGAACAGAGACGACATTACCCATAATGCTCTATACCCAGCCACTCCACCGTCCTGTAGGGAACAGAGACTACATTAACCATAATGCTCTATACCCAGACATGGGTATAACCTGATTACTAATAGTACACTTATGTACAGTATCTCACTGAAGTCCATAAAGCATGATAACACCATGAGTTAACTGATGACCAGGTCATATATCATGATAACACCATGAGTTAACTGATGACCAGGTCATATATCATGATAACACCATGAGTTAACTGATGACCAGGTCATATATCATGATAACACCATGAGTTAACTGATGACCAGGTCATATATCATGATAACACCATGAGTTAACTGATGACCAGGTCATGATAACACCATGAGTTAACTGATGACCAGGTCATATATCATGATAACACCATGAGTTAACTGATGACCAGGTCATATATCATGATAAAACCATGAGTTAACTGATGACCAGGTCATGATAACACCATGAGTTAACTGATGACCAGGTCATGATAACACCATGAGTTAACTGATGACCAGGTCATATATCATGATAACACTATGAGTTAACTGATGACCAGGTCATATATCATGATAACACTGAGTTAACTGATGACCAGGTCATATATCATGATAACACCATGAGTTAACTGATGACCAGGTCATATATCATGATAACACCATGAGTTAACTGATGACCAGGTAATATATCATGATAACACCATGAGTTAACTGATGACCAGGTAATATATCATGATAACACCATGAGTTAACTGATGACACATAtgataatatgtgtgtgtgtgtattaagtggttgtgtgtgtgtgtgtgtgtgtgtgtgtgtgtgtgtgtgtgtgtgtgtgtgtgtgtgtgtgtgtgtgtgtgtgtgtgtgtgtgtgtgtgtgtgtgtgtgtgtgtgtgtgtgtgtgtgtggggtgtctCACGGTTTAGAGAATCCCTTGGCATTGAGCCAGGCGGTGACCTGCGGTGGGCTGGAATTGAAAGTGAGGAGCGTGGAGCTGCTGCTTGAGGGGCGTTCCACCCTGAAGTTACGGCCAGGAGGATTGGACTTATTAGTAGTGATCCTCTTCAACAACTCATCATTCACCTCATCCATCTGGTGTGTCCGAGCTGGGGGAAGGGAGGACGGAGAGGAGGGCGGGGCGGggagaaagtgagaaagagacaagagaaagagagacacagagagcagagagagagagcagagagagagagacagagagagagacagagacagagagagagcagagagacagagacagagagagagagagacagagacagagacagagagagagagagacagagagagacagagagagcagagacagagagagagagagagagagagagacagagacagagacagagccagagacagagagcgcagagagacagagagagagaaagggagagaaagggagagagagagatagagcgagacaGAGGTAACaatgtggaggagggagagacagagaaagtaaCTGTTTAGGAGGCATTCCTACTAATCTATAAGGGCTTAGGTCTTCTTCGCTAAAATGAGGAAACTTGTAAAAACATTGAAGCAAAGATAGCTCAGATAGCTAAGATAAGCAGTTATCTAGATTGATCAGTAGGAAATTAAACCTGAGACCAGTATCATAGACAGAAATTAGTTGGTGGGTAGGCCTACAGAAATCTGGGTGGGCCCCCAAATTTttttttattgggggggggcaaaGAGAAAAgtgtgcagttttatagctaatctcatgctattgtacacattttgtcatgaggctgagagaacatTTCTCTTGTTTGCTAAGTGAAAAAAGGAAGTAGGCAATGGCATGGTACATATAGCCATAAACAAAGCGTATAGCAACTTGTCTTTTTTGTCCCAGCCCACCCAGCGGGGCCCACCCATGCCAACGCGGCTGCAAGAGACTCACAGTCTTTGGAGCGGCTCATGTCAAAGCTATCCCCTCTTCCTAGAGAGCTGGAGGGAGAGGTAGGGCTGTAGGGCTGGCCAGCCTGGGGGtccacgttcacacacacacacacacacacacacacacacacacacacacacacacacacacacacacacacacacacacacacacacacacacacacacacacacacacacacacacacacacacacacacacacacacacacaggagacagggaggaagacatgTGGAAGGATGttataatgaatgaatgaatgggaTTTACACAGTGCTTTTCCAGATGCTGACTAACACAACACTCTATGTGAAAGGATGTTGTTAGGGGAAACAGGTTGAACATtccaacattatttaaaaaaaataatgttccATAAGAATGTGTGTTAAAATAGCTTACAGAATATACTGCTTTATAATTGGTAGGGCTGGTACAGTGCTTGTACAGTATGGAGGAGGGTTGGTAgcatgatggtgtgtgtgtgtacagaattAAAGGTCTACACACTGAATTTATGAGTGTATAACATCATGTTTGTATTTGTATGTTatggtatgtgtttgtgtgtatgtgtgtgtgtgtgtatgttgtggtatgtgtttgtgtgtatgtgtgcgtgcatacatatgtgtggttgtgtgtgtggtgtgtgtttgtgtgtatgtgtgcgtgcatacatatgtgtggttgtgtgtgtttgtgtgtatgtgtgcgtacatacatatgtgtgtgtgcatgtggtgtgtatttgtgtgtgtttgtgtgtatgtgtacaccatgtgtgtgtgtgtgtgtgtgtgtgtgtgtgtgtgtgtgtgtgtgtgtgtgtgtgtgtgtgtgtgtgtgtgtgtgtgtgcatgtgtacaccatgtgtgtgtgtgtgtataatgttacctggctatAGAGGGGTTCAGCCATGCCGTGTGGTTCCTCTAGTGTGACCACTTCCAGGACGTTGGAGGGGACGTATCCTGACTGACCACTCCTGTTCCTCACTTTCCACCACTGTTTATCGTCCTCTATCACCTGCAGGGCCACAATGATAATAATTATGATGATTATGTTTATATCTCAACACCACAAGGACGACGGAGCTGAAGTTTAGTCTGTAGTGCTGTAGGTTATTTATCTTTAAATGCAGCAGGTAATCATTCTTAAACGAATTACTTAATGTACTCAATTTGTATAACAATTCTGTGATGAATTTGACTAATGGTTTAGGTTAAGATATCAGCATTATGTTCACGATAGTTCCAAATTGTTCATTTACATCATTTAAATCTAACATTCATTTTGCATGAGACAAACTACTGACAGTATTATAATATAGATGTCGTACCTCCACCACCTCGTCCTGCAGTACTGACAGTATTATAATATAGATGTCGTACCTCCACCACCTCGTCCTGCAGTACTGACAGTATTATAATATAGATGTCGTACCTCCACCACCTCGTCCTGCAGTACTGACAGTATTATAATATAGATGTCGTACCTCCACCACCTCGTCCTGCAGTACTGACAGTATTATAATATAGATGTCGTACCTCTACCACCTCGTCCTGCAGTACTGACAGTATTATAATATAGATGTCGTACCTCTACCACCTCGTCCTGCAGTACTGACAGTATTATAATATAGATGTCGTACCTCCACCACCTCGTCCTGCAGTACTGACAGTATTATAATATAGATGTTGTACCTCTACCACCTCGTCCTGCAGTACTGACAGTATTATAATATAGATGTCGTACCTCTACCACCTCGTCCTGCAGTACTGACAGTATTATAATATAGATGTCGTACCTCTACCACCTCGTCCTGCAGTACTGACAGTATTATAATATAGATGTCGTACCTCCACCACCTCGTCCTGCAGTACTGACAGTATTATAATATAGATGTCGTACCTCCACCACCTCGTCCTGCAGTACTGACAGTATTATAATATAGATGTCGTACCTCCACCACCTCGTCCTGCAGTACTGACAGTATTATAATATAGATGTCGTACCTCGTCCTGCAGTACTGACAGTATTATAATATAGATGTCGTACCTCCACCACCTCGTCCTGCAGTACTGACAGTATTATAATATAGATGTCGTACCTCCACCACCTCGTCCTGCAGTACTGACAGTATTATAATATAGATGTCGTACCTCTACCACCTCGTCCTGCAGTACTGACAGTATTATAATATAGATGTCGTACCTCCACCACCTCGTCCTGCAGTACTGACAGTATTATAATATAGATGTCGTACCTCCACCACCTCGTCCTGCAGTACTGACAGTATTATAATATAGATGTCGTACCTCCACCACCTCGTCCTGCAGTACTGACAGTATTATAATATAGATGTCGTACCTCTACCACCTCGTCCTGCAGTACTGACAGTATTATAATATAGATGTCGTACCTCTACCACCTCGTCCTGCAGTACTGACAGTATTATAATATAGATGTCGTACCTCTACCACCTCGTCCTGCAGTACTGACAGTATTATAATATAGATGTCGTACCTCCACCACCTCGTCCTGCAGTACTGACAGTATTATAATATAGATGTCGTACCTCTACCACCTCGTCCTGCAGTACTGACAGTATTATAATATAGATGTCGTACCTCCACCACCTCGTCCTGCAGTACTGACAGTATTATAATATAGATGTCGTACCTCCACCACCTCGTCCTGCAGTACTGACAGTATTATAATATAGATGTCGTACCTCTACCACCTCGTCCTGCAGTACTGACAGTATTATAATATAGATGTCGTACCTCCACCACCTCGTCCTGCAGTACTGACAGTATTATAATATAGATGTCGTACCTCCACCACCTCGTCCTGCAGTACTGACAGTATTATAATATAGATGTCGTACCTCTACCACCTCGTCCTGCAGTACTGACAGTATTATAATATAGATGTCGTACCTCTACCACCTCGTCCTGCAGTACTGACAGTATTATAATATAGATGTCGTACCTCTACCACCTCGTCCTGCAGTACTGACAGTATTATAATATAGATGTCGTACCTCTACCACCTCGTCCTGCAGTACTGACAGTATTATAATATAGATGTCGTACCTCGTCCTGCAGTACTGACAGTATTATAATATAGATGTCGTACCTCTACCACCTCGTCCTGCAGTACTGACAGTATTATAATATAGATGTCGTACCTCTACCACCTCGTCCTGCAGTACAGACAGTATTATAATATAGATGTCGTACCTCTACCACCTCGTCCTGCAGTACTGACAGTATTATAATATAGATGTCGTACCTCCACCACCTCGTCCTGCAGTACTGACAGTATTGTAATATAGATGTCGTACCTCCACCACCTCGTCCTGCAGTACTGACAGTATTGTAATATAGATGTCGTACCTCTACCACCTCGTCCTGCAGTACTGACAGTATTATAATATAGATGTCGTACCTCTACCACCTCGTCCTGCAGTACTGTCAGTATTATAATATAGATGTCGTACCTCGTCCTGCAGTACTGACAGTATTATAATATAGATGTCGTACCTCTACCACCTCGTCCTGCAGTACTGACAGTATTATAATATAGATGTCGTACCTCTACCACCTCGTCCTGCAGTACTGACAGTATTATAATATAGATGTCGTACCTCTACCACCTCGTCCTGCAGTACTGACAGTATTATAATATAGATGTTGTACCTCCACCACCTCGTCCTGCAGTACTGACAGTTCGTTGGCGTTGCGGGCCACAAAGTGGTAGCAGATCTTAGCATATTTACGGGACGAGGACGCCAGACCATTGTAGGACCTGAGACAGGAGATAAATGTCACAGAGTCAGTCTTAACATGTGTGTAGAGGTTACAATGCAGCTCAAGAAACAACAAAGTTAAATAAAttaaaggataaataaaataaaatataaataaataacaacAATGAGAAAAGTAGTAGTGTGTGTTGTAATGTAGAATCACATTAACTAGAAATATCATTAACTGACCCATTTGATGAGCTAGAAGACTGGGTTCCAAAAaactgaaaaagagagagaggacgataTTATCATTGTAAAGTGATGTTAtggactggtactgtgtgtgtctgactgtcctAACACCCTGAGCTCAAAGTAATTAAACCGTGTTTCATAAAACATCATTTGCAAACCCAAGAAGAGCTTATGAGCGAGAAGAAAAGTCACTGAagaaatgtaaac
The window above is part of the Salvelinus namaycush isolate Seneca unplaced genomic scaffold, SaNama_1.0 Scaffold63, whole genome shotgun sequence genome. Proteins encoded here:
- the LOC120042183 gene encoding epidermal growth factor receptor kinase substrate 8-like protein 2, with the translated sequence MTVFELLGDGWTRPRADWPRDQCASTYFPKFRNGWEPPAELFRTSPWETEGSGEPFMSSMSRPMSPHKSEEFFGTQSSSSSNGSYNGLASSSRKYAKICYHFVARNANELSVLQDEVVEVIEDDKQWWKVRNRSGQSGYVPSNVLEVVTLEEPHGMAEPLYSQAGQPYSPTSPSSSLGRGDSFDMSRSKDSRTHQMDEVNDELLKRITTNKSNPPGRNFRVERPSSSSSTLLTFNSSPPQVTAWLNAKGFSKPTVDCLGILTGAQLFSLNKEELKAVCGDEGARVYSQTTVQKAQLEKSSGDSELQEIMRRRQEKIDAGKD